Genomic segment of Candidatus Chlorohelix allophototropha:
CAAATAGGGGCAATTTAAAACCGCTGAGAAGCACGTAGGCGGGCGCGGGTGGCTTCTTCTTCCCGATTCTTTGGGGGCGCGTTCGTTTCCAGCGAATTGAGAAAATTGCCGGTAATGGCAGCTATTTGGTCAACCGCCTCTAGGAAAGCCACTTCGTTGGC
This window contains:
- a CDS encoding DUF2277 domain-containing protein produces the protein MCRNIKTLFNFEPAVTEAEIRAASIQFVRKVSGFTKPSKANEVAFLEAVDQIAAITGNFLNSLETNAPPKNREEEATRARLRASQRF